The window CATGAAAGAGAAATAGTGATCTCCGAAAAACCTCTGAAAATGCCCTTTGATGACGTCATACATCTCTCTCAAAGCGTGATTTTTCCTTCTGTGGAAGAACCTCATAAGGCAAAACGTTCCCTTGAAGAATTCCAGATAAGCGAAATTTCCGATATAAAAGAAGGCGATTTGGTAGTTCATGTAGATCATGGTATAGGAATTTACGAAGGAACGCAAATAATAAAAGACGAAGATGGAGAGCACGAATATCTCAAAATCAGGTACAGACACGGCGCAATGCTTTACGTTCCAATAGAGAACTTCGTTGTCGTTAACAAGTACATAGGTTCCAACGAAAAAGCGGTTTTGTCGGATATAAACGGCAGAGAATGGAGAAAGACAAAGGAAAAAATAAGAGCCGATATAGAAGCTGAAATAAACTCCATGATGCAATTGTATGCGGAAAGGGAAGAAAGCGTGGGATACGCTTTTGAGCCTGATCCGGAATTGGAAAGGGCTTTTGCAAAAGGATTTGAATACATGGAAACTCCCGATCAAACAAAAGCTATTGAAGAAGTTCTCAGCGACATGGAGTCTATAAAGCCAATGGACAGATTGGTGTGTGGTGACACGGGCTTTGGAAAAACCGAAGTGGCTTTGAGAGCTGCTTTTAGAGCCGTTGTAAACGGGAAACAGGTGGCGTTACTTGCACCAACCACAATTTTGGCGCGGCAACATTACAATCTTTTTCTTTCGCGCATGGAGCCATTCGGCATAAAAGTCGCTTTACTTACATCTCAAATCTCTTCAAGAGAAAAGAGAGAGATTTTAGAGGAAATATCCACTGCCAAAATAGACGTTGTTGTGGGAACACATGCTTTGCTAACTCCAAAACTTTCGTTCAAAGACTTGGGGTTGATCATTGTAGATGAAGAGCAGCGCTTTGGTACCAAGCAGAAAGACTTTTTGAAAAAGATTAAGCTCAACGTCGATGTTTTAACCTTGGCGGCAACACCCATTCCACGAACGTTGCATATGGCCTTATCTGGCATAAAAAAGATGTCCATTATACAAACACCTCCTTTTGGAAGAGTAGCACCAAAGATATACGTCACAAAATGGAATGAAAAGATGATCCAATCAGCCATCTTAAGAGAAACAAACAGAGGGGGACAGGTTTTCTACGTTCACAACCGCGTTGCGGATCTTGAAATCGTCACCGACAGGTTGAGAAAGCTTCTTCCAACTTCGAGAATAGAACACGTTCATGGAAAGATGCCAAAAAAGGACTTCTTAAAAGTTGTGGACGATTTTTATCGTGGAAAAATAGACGTGTTGGTGGCCACCAGTGTTGTGGAAAATGGCATAGATGTTCCCAACGCAAATACCTTAATAGTGGATGACGTGGAGAGGTATGGATTAGGACAGCTCTATCAATTGAAAGGAAGAGTTGGAAGGGCTAACAAGCGTGCCTTCGTTTATCTTGCGTATTTCAAAGAACCTTCAAAAGAAGTGATGGAAAGGCTGAGGGCTCTTGCAAAGTTCTCGGAGCCAGGTAGTGCCATGGAATTGGCTTTAAAAGATATGGAAATAAGAGGAGTCGGCGAAGTTTTTGGTTTCAGGCAACATGGTCATATAGATTCCGTAGGTCTTTACATGTACAGAGAGATCCTTCAACAGGTTATTTCCAAGGCCAAAGAACGAAAAGTTGGAAATGAAAGAAAGCAGGTAAACGTTGAGCTTCCATCTGCCATCTTGCCAAAGTCCTACATATCCGACTCCATCGAAAGGATGAAAATATACCGACGGCTTGCAGCGGCAAGAAGCGTGAAAGAAATAGACGATATCACGGAAGAAATAAAGGACAGGTTTGGAACGATTCCGTCTCAGTCTATCAGGTTGTTGGAACATTCAAAGATAAGAGTTCTTGCGGTGCAAAGCGAAATAGAAAGCGTTAAGGCTGTAGGGAAAAACGTTGAATTGGTTTTTGAAAACATAAACGCTTTGACAAATTTTAAAAGATTTTACAAAGAATGCTTAACAAATCCATCTAAAAATGTTATGATCTTGCGCGATGTGATCCCCAATGGGGATTTGCAACCTTTATTAAAAATACTTTTGGGTTACCAAAAAAACATGGCAATCATAAAGGAAGGAGTGTCTTAAAGAGTATGAATTGGATGCAAAAGATGAAAAAACACGCTCTTCTTATCGTCTGGATAATAGTTATCACATTTGTAGCCGGAATTGCCGGCTGGTCAATAGCGGCCTATATGGGAGGGTCCAGAGCTCAAACCCCCACTTACAAACCTTCTCCAAGCCAAGCGATAGCCGTTTTGACTAAAGATGGGACGCCTTTATCCTATAAGTATTGGGTTATGCCTGCCGATTTGGAAAATTACATGCAAAGTTTAACCTCAAATTACAGACAGTATTACGGCAAGGAACCAGATTCGTTGTTTGAGCTTCCAAAGATGAAAATAGAGGCTATAAAACAGCTCGCCGATCAAAAAGTGGTGAACTATTTTGCCGATACAAGTAACATAAAAGTTGAGGATAGTGAAGTGAATTCGCAGCTTGCTTCTATCGTCAAACAGTACACTTCCAATCCTAAAACTAAGTCTTATATCTTGAATAAATACGGTTCTATAGAGAACTTTGAAAAGGTGATAAAGCCAAACGTTCGTCAGAATCTTGTGACTCAGAAAGTCATAAATTTGGTTGCGAACG is drawn from Mesoaciditoga lauensis cd-1655R = DSM 25116 and contains these coding sequences:
- a CDS encoding DEAD/DEAH box helicase — translated: MKLKEKITNLVKGLRINSRKINVYPSTESALVEVVTSLLLNGQRPLVVVPTFKLAAKISKLINKLDFECETLGDLDILPFESLEPSKQSISSRIKALESISSRKHTVVADVTAILKKTAPPHFFKDTLHISIGKEMQDDILTWMVERGYKRVMTVRSVGEIARRGDIIDVFSPVSGSVRIEMFDREVESLRLFDAETQLSVKKVNEVEIFPFTEFLVNEESLELARKRFESSKHEEFADASPENLQGMVGVFWENSYCGLDALSNEEYLVIFDPQECEKRYNEYEREIMELYGKGFEDLYKRFSYASFERLAHEREIVISEKPLKMPFDDVIHLSQSVIFPSVEEPHKAKRSLEEFQISEISDIKEGDLVVHVDHGIGIYEGTQIIKDEDGEHEYLKIRYRHGAMLYVPIENFVVVNKYIGSNEKAVLSDINGREWRKTKEKIRADIEAEINSMMQLYAEREESVGYAFEPDPELERAFAKGFEYMETPDQTKAIEEVLSDMESIKPMDRLVCGDTGFGKTEVALRAAFRAVVNGKQVALLAPTTILARQHYNLFLSRMEPFGIKVALLTSQISSREKREILEEISTAKIDVVVGTHALLTPKLSFKDLGLIIVDEEQRFGTKQKDFLKKIKLNVDVLTLAATPIPRTLHMALSGIKKMSIIQTPPFGRVAPKIYVTKWNEKMIQSAILRETNRGGQVFYVHNRVADLEIVTDRLRKLLPTSRIEHVHGKMPKKDFLKVVDDFYRGKIDVLVATSVVENGIDVPNANTLIVDDVERYGLGQLYQLKGRVGRANKRAFVYLAYFKEPSKEVMERLRALAKFSEPGSAMELALKDMEIRGVGEVFGFRQHGHIDSVGLYMYREILQQVISKAKERKVGNERKQVNVELPSAILPKSYISDSIERMKIYRRLAAARSVKEIDDITEEIKDRFGTIPSQSIRLLEHSKIRVLAVQSEIESVKAVGKNVELVFENINALTNFKRFYKECLTNPSKNVMILRDVIPNGDLQPLLKILLGYQKNMAIIKEGVS